The nucleotide sequence atatataaaataattgcttATTCCAATTCTAAAAAGATgttgtaaacaaaataaactaaattataCAGATAGCAGTCTATGTacacaataattaattgaaatctACTATATACCTTACTTTTTAGAACTTCCTTCTTCATTAACATCtgtaaagaaaattaatatttcgtacaaaaaaaattgacaattctATGAGaacatccattttttttaatctccCCTTTACTTATACAGTTAAACATCATAAATCCGGAGTTCCAAACGCGATGGTGTTGTGAGTGATtagtgtcgaaagtttaaagatggccataatgatgtgcatgatgaagggggctAAAGatgcaaatctgtcgtttcataTGActtggttcaacgagttgacagaaacacaaaattttttcaaaaacccaATGCGAGAAGAAACGTTTTGCTTGCAAGCTCTCTTTCGCTTTCTTCTGGCCAAAATCTCCGCTTTTCCACTCCTGAAAAGTTAGCAAACACTACCCCATGGaaccaccacaaccccagccctgcagaggagcaattcctatatcagggcccaCTCCAACAAACACTCCTCCTTATAAAAATcctccttatcctaccaaatttTACCAACCCCTTTCTCAGTATCGGTAGCTTCATTCTATAACTTTAAGTGATCTGTGGTTTGTATTTTTTGCAGTGCAGAATCCTTTCCCAGTGATTCCGGATTTATGATGTTATACTGTATTAACCAAAGCAATGTAAAAATATACACATGACTTTCCTATCTTAtatcaattgataaaaaaactgtctaaaaagACATAATCAAATCACTTGCATTGAAATTACCACAAAATTAGTGGGCCCATACCCATTGAGATTGGACTAGTGTCTAAGAAAAGATGATGCCAGACTGTATAGTAGCAACAATCAAGCATTGTAGTGACTTGATTATAGTCTGGGGTTGGTGTATATTGTgcaaaaagtattaataaaaaaattaattcaagtagttagaaaataaactaaaagatCTGTTTAAAATGGTAACTTTTTGAgttctttcatatatttttgtgaaatttaatcAAGTGATTGAAACAATAAGTCATCATCAACATACTCAGATTGGAActttatatttgtaattaataaatttactgtTTAGTACTTACTTTTTCCATCACAAGCTACTATTTTAACCTTGTCGATTTTAGTAATTTCTTGTACTTCCCTAAATTCCACATCGTTCAACATAAATGTCCATACATTATCACAAAATCTGTAAGTATTGAGTTTACCAGCTTTAAAAGTTAATCTAGCTTTTACTCTTGTGGCCAAAGTTTGATTTATCGATTTGTCGAATTGTAATAATACTTTGCAAGCTAATTGGGGTGTTATTTGTCCATACtggaataatcaaaaatataagacTTTGTAGTTGTTTCTATAAAACGTACAAGTATTTATTTGTTGCAAAAATATCACAGTTCCACATGAAAGATTACAAACGcgcatattttattatatgaaaattacaaCATCTACCTGAATTAATTCGTCTAAACTTTCTTGTAAAGTATGTCCCAAAGTGGTATTTCTATACAGTTGATACGACATtatcataaattaaataaaaaaatggtttatgaagtttgaaaaaaaccctctttcacaaataaaaacattaaaaattaaaattcttcaaGTGTGTTTATCTTTTGAGCTCTTTGACTTGACGTTTGACAGTTGAATTGACAAGCTTTTTCGAGTATTAATATAACTGCCACTCACGAAAATATGAGCCAATTAAATTATAGAAGACCATTttaagattaataataataggaaatatttcatttgtaaatttattaaaatgaatacatttgctaaaaaattatgtataaatgtatcttcatatttcaaattatttatggGGATTTACATATCTTTCAACCTTTTTTGGTTGGTATAATATGTGTGCTAAATGAAATCTAGtgttaaaaaaaggaaaagtacCAGTGTTTGGTGCATTGCAAACatgtttttgtattaaatttgataaaaacttgcATGAAAATATGCAAGACCATTGTGAAAATGGTAAGTATATGCAGgctaaattttataatttaaatattagattattcaattaatattttgttaaaaatctacatattttccattttttttctatatccatTATCCAATATTTGATAATGTTCTAAAATGCGTGGGTGACAATAGAAACGTcaaagaaaacattaaaatatgtttctaatatttcaaaacaaacccTATATGAATAACCTACCCCATTTCAAATAACTCGATTggattttaacaataataaatattttgttgtccttctttctttcctgtcaatttattgttttatcaaaatattttggtttcgtTTCCTctaattttccatattatttgtTAAATGACAAAGGCtttgtacaattttatttccataataataaaactatttactACATTTATGTATTTTAAGTCTACTTTAGTGAATCGTACATATCtttgtatagaaaaattttaatttaaatagaatattttgggTTTATCGCTTGtgattaatatatttgtttagaGGGAGAAGATAGCAGTGCCCCTCATTCTGAAATAATATGCGCGGGGTGTCTCAATGCAATTGATGATGAAGAGTTTGTATCTGCGCTTGGACAAGAATGGCATATGGAATGCTTCAGgtttgataatattaattttcaagtttattataTGATAAATGCTAAATTTGTATGTAAAACTGTTTTTAATCGCTTTATATAGATGTTCCGCATGTGATGCTTCTTTATCCAACTGGTATTTCGAAAAAGACGGTCTTCTTTTTTGTAAAGACGATTATTGGGCACGTTATGGAGAATCTTGTCAACAATGTAGCCAGGTAAATAACTTTATTAACCATAAATTATGACactaataaaatgtattatttcagATAATAACAGGACCTGTAATGGTAGCCGGAGAACATAAATTTCACCCTGAATGTTTTTGTTGTGGATCTTGTAGCGCATTTATAGGAGATGGTGATTCTTACGCCCTTGTGGAACGTTCCAAACTATACTggtaagtaaaatattttctaattaaactatatgataaaaaaacttttttttagtggACAATGCTATAAAAGGCAAATGCAACCTTTGCAGAAAACTGCGGGGTTTCCTTTTGCTCGTAAACCACATTCTATACGTTTGGTGGAGATACCGGGGGGACAAAAAGGCATTAAATTGTCTAAAAATGCTCTACAGCCTGGTTGTAATACACAATGTTTCACTATATCAGAGTAAGTattgtttaaatatatatttgcttGTTTTGTTGtagatttctaattttatttattaaaatgcttttttattGTTGCTGCATGATATACAGTGTTGGATTAAGAAGTAGTGGGGCTAAAATCGACTCTGCGcccactatatatatatatatatatatatatatatatatatatatatatataattataccGCTTTgctaatttgttttcaaatttctaacTAATTTATGTTTTCGTGtttcgattatttatttttctactaaCTATTGGTTATTTGAATCCTTTGTACTTTTACTGTACTAACACTTACGTTTTTTGAccttttcgaatttttaaaaaatactccaaattaaaattttttaaaatccaaGGCAGACGCGATAGAGAGATGTATAAGAAAAGATTTCCACCAAATTCCAAAGGAATCGATCAGGTAGATATTGAGATATCATGTCAAACACTTGGCTTAGACGCTATGTCACAAAATCTACTGTATCTCCAGAAATAAtgggaatttttaaaaatccattTAAGGACATATTATGAAGGGTCTaagctttgaaaatatgtaaaaaaacaatcggttttttctaatttccagACCAGACTACCCCCttaaagaaataagaaagttttcattaaaatatgtcACCTTGGGCTACAATCTAATCAGCTTGCTACCACTTAGTACTAGACCGTAattgttggtatagtggtagtaGAATGTTGTTTTAGTGTTGATTATCATAGACGTATCcagaaatttagaaattttttctttgttgatccaggtttttatggaaaatacaAGGGAAATTACTACGAGTGGCTTTTGCGTTTTTAACATCTGCTTTTAACATTTGCTGCTATTTTTTACCCCCTTATAGGTATGTCCTATTAATATCGtattaataagtaaaaaaaaatattaaaatttaatttttattcctatttttttttaatatttcaggTTAGATGTGAATAACGATCTTATGTCGTTGCATATTGGCgacaaaattttagaaataaatggTATGCCCGTCAAAGATACCTCTTTGGAAAACGTAGAAAATCTATTAAGGTATTCCGATACGGTGTTACAGGTATGTTAAAATTTCCTTACAAATCATACAAactaattcaattgaaaattttacattttttaaacgtttttcttttttttttcagttgactATTGAACACGATCCGCAAACGATATCTCATAATCTTGCCAAATTTACAGCTTTAAGACATTCGAATGTACCTTTAACTACCACTGCTAGCGATACCAACAttccaaatataaaaacattacaaGATAATATTAAATGTTGCGGCTCTTCAGATTCTCTCACAGGATATCCTAGAGATGTTTTTAAACCTCCTGATAGTCCGGAAAAACCTAATATCACTGCGATAAACAAAGAAAGATTATTCAAGAGAAAAGACGAGGGTTATATGAGCGGAACTAGATCGAGACAATTGAGAAGAAAGAATAATCTGTCTGATAATCAATGTTTGGATAAAGAGAGAAGTTCTTCTATGAGCAGACTATTAGATGAGtgagttttttcttataaacgTTCTAAATTGTCTTACTCTTGATCTAtaccttttttttcatttcaaatatggAATCTCTTCTACTTTATCATTGTAACAATGTAAAGTTTTTTGTTATACATGGTGTTTTAGTTGTAAGCAGTATTGTAGATAGAGACTGCAACAAGTTCAACGCCCTGTATGATTGAAATGgagtttttttaataaccaaCAAGTGAAAATCAAAGATCAAAGAAGCAAAAGACACAATATAGAAACTGATCAAAAATGCATTAAAGAACTATCTATACGAAAAGAACCAGGACAAATGTagcacaataaaaaatgtagagaaaTAAATTTACTGAATCCACAAAAAGCTCCAGGCATAGATAAAATCACTCCAAGAATGATTAAAGAGTTGTGGATAAAATGAGTGAATCTAATAGAATTGATGGTGTTAAAACAAAACCTTTGTCAGTCAACTCAAAAccgtaaaaataataatgttcaaaGGTCACTTGGAATCGCTTAATTCGACGTTGGCATGTAAAAAACtattatgcaaaaaaataattattttaatattctttcaATAACCTGACTACCGTACTCGACGAATACCGAACTATTAAGAATGTTGTATTTGTTTACAAACcgttttaaatatcaaaatcctATCAAACTCAAAagctataaatatatttatggtagTTAGAAtcacatcaatataaataagagtaatttgataagttaatggaaCTTTCCGTGTTTAAGGGACACTTGAAATCGCTTAATTATGACGTTGGTCCCatgtaaaaaactatttattatacaaaaaaataattatataaacttTGCTTGAATAATCCGACTACCATACTCGACGAATACCAAACTATTAAGAACGTCGTATTTGTTCACAAACAGTTTTAAATACCAAAATCCTATCGTAcataaaaacttcaaataattatatttatggtcgttagagtcacatcaatataaaataaaggttaatggaacttcaagtgtctaagggatACTTGGATCGCTTAACTATGACGTTGGTTCCCATTAGGAGCGGTGAGTGTACAATAAATCTCaacgaatacaataataaattgaaggTAGGTAGGTAAATTTATGATTCATCACTGTAAAAGGGTAAAATAAGGGACACTTCGTATCATTCAACTAGATGATTAGCAGATCCTGATGGTTCCCAACAAAAGAGGTTGTATCTGTGTCTGAGTGACATTCGTGCATTGTTGCctaattttaaataggaaattattatgtCTTGTTATATGTTATATGATCATATGGCACTGATTTATATTAGCCCTAAGTCCTAActcaataaatctaaataaaattaacatcaacAGCAGTGCCATATCactaaaacaataataattttaaagctGTCAGTTGATTTTACATCACTAATGAGAATACctgtaaaattagaatttataagCGGTGCGATACGCTGTCGACAACTGGCAACGTTGTCCGAGTAATACTaaatggcgcagtcaataggaaaatttaataatggttttgtaatatttttaaggTCGCCGAATTCAAAGAGATGCTTGGAATTATCGCGAGCTTATTCGTTTCTGGAACCTAGACCACAACAGAGGGTTTTCAGGGCTTCCGA is from Diorhabda sublineata isolate icDioSubl1.1 chromosome 1, icDioSubl1.1, whole genome shotgun sequence and encodes:
- the LOC130451734 gene encoding transcription initiation factor IIA subunit 2 — translated: MIMSYQLYRNTTLGHTLQESLDELIQYGQITPQLACKVLLQFDKSINQTLATRVKARLTFKAGKLNTYRFCDNVWTFMLNDVEFREVQEITKIDKVKIVACDGKNVNEEGSSKK